The proteins below are encoded in one region of Peptoniphilus sp. GNH:
- the pstC gene encoding phosphate ABC transporter permease subunit PstC: MENINIKDSKDNKKLRAFSWEEISRYFFLFCSVLSIFFLLLICIFIFKDSLAFMARVGVKDFIFSDAWAPMNKPPTYGILSMVLGSIIITAISCMGAIGIAIMVASYLTFDCPKNIYKFLKPALNLMTAIPSIVYGFFALTIIVPINKSLFGGDGMNILSASILLLIMILPTIISMAEASLRTVPKSYYSGSLSLGASHDETITRVMIPAARSGIFAGIILGIGRAIGETMAVILVAGNQTRLTLNPLKGIRTMTTNIVLEMAYAAGEHRQALIATTGILFIFILIINCAFFIIKNRRGKND; the protein is encoded by the coding sequence ATGGAAAATATCAATATAAAAGATTCTAAGGATAATAAAAAGCTAAGAGCATTTTCATGGGAAGAAATATCTAGATATTTCTTCTTATTTTGCTCCGTCTTATCCATTTTCTTTTTGCTCCTAATTTGTATCTTTATCTTTAAAGACTCCCTAGCCTTTATGGCAAGGGTGGGAGTAAAGGATTTTATTTTTAGTGACGCTTGGGCTCCTATGAATAAGCCTCCAACTTACGGTATCCTATCCATGGTACTTGGCTCAATAATCATCACAGCCATATCATGTATGGGAGCGATAGGTATTGCCATCATGGTAGCCTCTTACTTGACATTTGATTGCCCAAAAAACATCTACAAATTTTTAAAACCAGCTTTAAATCTAATGACAGCAATACCATCTATTGTCTATGGTTTCTTTGCCCTAACAATCATAGTACCCATTAACAAGAGCCTTTTTGGCGGCGACGGGATGAATATACTAAGTGCATCAATCCTGCTTTTAATAATGATATTGCCAACAATAATTTCTATGGCAGAGGCTTCACTTAGGACTGTGCCAAAGTCTTATTACTCGGGTTCGCTTTCGCTCGGAGCAAGTCATGATGAGACGATAACAAGAGTTATGATTCCTGCTGCAAGATCTGGTATCTTTGCAGGAATAATCCTTGGTATTGGACGGGCTATCGGTGAAACTATGGCGGTAATTCTCGTTGCTGGTAACCAAACAAGGCTTACTCTTAATCCCCTAAAGGGAATTAGGACTATGACTACAAACATCGTTCTTGAAATGGCTTATGCTGCTGGAGAACATAGACAGGCTCTTATAGCTACAACAGGCATCCTATTTATATTTATCCTAATTATAAATTGCGCCTTTTTCATAATTAAGAATAGGAGAGGAAAAAATGACTAA
- the pstA gene encoding phosphate ABC transporter permease PstA: MTKIIVLSLLALFIISILGLHFVGKMSFYKITTRLFSAMTFAILIFIVLFVVIKGALSFRPGMLSLNYTTENLSMGPAIVTTLITVILSILFASPIGIFTAIFLVEYTNVENRLIKSIRLATETLAGIPSIVYGLFGMIFFGLKLKMGFSIISGVLTVSIMILPIIIRATEEALKSVHLSIRQGSFALGAGKLRTIFKVVLPICIPGILSGIILSIGRVVGETAALMYTLGTATTLPTSITSSSRTLALHMYVLSSEGKHVGEAYATGMVLLILVLIINWSSTKLANKFSEVR; encoded by the coding sequence ATGACTAAAATAATTGTCCTAAGTCTCTTGGCCCTATTTATAATATCAATTCTCGGCCTTCACTTTGTAGGCAAGATGTCCTTTTACAAAATAACGACAAGACTTTTTTCAGCTATGACTTTTGCTATCCTTATTTTTATAGTTTTATTTGTTGTGATTAAAGGGGCCTTGTCCTTTAGACCTGGCATGTTATCCCTTAACTATACAACAGAAAATCTTTCCATGGGCCCTGCTATTGTAACAACACTTATAACAGTTATTCTTTCGATTTTATTTGCCTCACCTATCGGGATTTTCACAGCCATATTCTTAGTAGAATATACAAACGTTGAAAACAGACTTATAAAATCTATAAGACTTGCAACAGAAACTCTTGCAGGCATCCCTTCAATTGTCTACGGACTTTTTGGGATGATATTCTTTGGGCTAAAATTAAAAATGGGATTTTCTATTATTTCCGGTGTCCTAACAGTGTCAATTATGATACTTCCAATTATAATAAGAGCCACTGAAGAGGCCTTAAAGTCAGTCCATCTATCTATAAGACAGGGTTCCTTTGCCCTTGGTGCCGGCAAACTTAGGACAATATTTAAGGTAGTCCTTCCAATTTGTATTCCAGGCATTTTATCCGGAATAATTTTATCAATTGGTCGTGTAGTGGGAGAAACTGCTGCCCTAATGTACACACTTGGAACAGCCACGACACTTCCAACATCAATAACATCTTCTTCAAGGACACTTGCCCTTCATATGTATGTGCTTTCATCAGAAGGAAAACACGTGGGTGAAGCTTACGCAACCGGCATGGTCTTATTAATTTTAGTCCTAATAATAAACTGGTCTTCGACAAAACTTGCAAACAAATTTAGTGAGGTTAGATAA